The following proteins come from a genomic window of Mariniflexile sp. TRM1-10:
- a CDS encoding HD domain-containing protein, giving the protein MNEILLTSKAEKLAEKAESLKSFSGLKLLHVKRQVAHILGQIGRDGIFDEYTKHDISHIDFMLDSLEWIIPEETQEKLTPANWLMLTLSIYFHDLGMLVTKEEFRERKKSTFSTYKQLIIDGQFGLDYRDKILSLINEETQDRFIYQELVRRTHAERIKYWILDEPNPNFQHELQVVVEIKKLISSIDYMFRRDLALICESHHLSDLDDFDKYKPNQQYGPSKEELVNLHYSALILRTADLLHITSDRTPSIEFNLINPTDPISQEEWAKQRAVKTIRPQIKKNKEGVADDLIPKDTLEIIALFEEEKGFFGLVSYINYANKQLKDNYKYNEAANKLYGNSFNYPWRNIDDSNIETKDFEKRQFEFVLDQTKILDLLVGHTLYNDPTVVLRELTQNGIDASKLKKHELISEGKGLDYNPEIKIKWEERKRELSFIDNGTGMTLDIIQNHLLKVGSSRYQDEAFKKKYPNFSPISRFGIGLLTCFLIADDIDILTKSSESDKAILLKIKKVHGKYLLKYLSIDKVCNEIKKHGTEIKLYVRADVDLSNIEKELRKWILIPNCKLQLEVNEKLTSIGYTSPKEVLKSHLKGIGFDIDDKYLKIKEVEKDGLTLAFALRYIEHWKEWDFLDYREIDRNNVQPIGTCIEGIRVDFNTPGFNGRNLYAIVNTSGKNAPKTNVARSNIEITPEREALLFSIYQLYLEHITNELENLRKEGFSITWAANEAKWLLNSFTHNSRYNSREIKIEDLNSFEKALSKVQCVLIEKNTNREIISVNELKDLNHFWSIDCASYSSADSLIKEVKSSNTSALALLKTIFGNEDSNTNHIDYLLCNQQSDNIIDKIIRDNFQVDSIKLIPEQRRLDLRWSLVKEKIWEEIIITDDDFNYSRSNSNRCFIQLRDFDIDKSISQIAINSSNALFILKNSELNTYLVKLIDKLADKSQEDRIALSQTVSLLNSFFYYKEFDKTKVEELIQSRFQRKNNRDIENIVWSRIDREELIATILKTNFIKYDTTIWYRREMY; this is encoded by the coding sequence ATGAATGAAATACTATTGACAAGCAAAGCTGAGAAATTAGCTGAAAAAGCTGAAAGTTTAAAATCCTTTAGCGGACTTAAGTTGTTGCATGTAAAACGACAAGTAGCTCATATACTTGGACAAATTGGTAGAGATGGAATTTTTGACGAGTATACCAAACATGATATAAGCCATATTGATTTCATGCTCGATTCTCTCGAATGGATAATTCCAGAAGAAACTCAAGAAAAGTTAACACCTGCTAATTGGCTTATGCTGACCCTATCAATATATTTTCATGATTTAGGTATGCTTGTGACCAAAGAAGAATTTAGGGAAAGAAAAAAATCAACTTTCTCTACATACAAACAATTAATAATTGACGGACAGTTTGGCTTAGATTACAGAGATAAAATTCTATCTCTTATAAATGAAGAAACACAAGATAGATTTATTTATCAAGAACTTGTTAGAAGGACTCATGCAGAAAGAATAAAATATTGGATACTTGATGAACCAAATCCTAATTTCCAACATGAATTACAGGTTGTTGTAGAAATAAAAAAGCTTATTTCCAGCATTGATTATATGTTTAGAAGAGACTTAGCTCTTATTTGTGAAAGTCATCATTTATCTGATTTAGATGATTTTGATAAATACAAACCAAATCAACAGTATGGTCCTTCAAAAGAGGAACTTGTTAATTTACATTATTCCGCATTAATCTTAAGGACTGCAGATTTGCTTCATATAACTTCAGACCGAACCCCTTCAATTGAATTTAATCTAATAAATCCGACTGACCCAATTAGTCAGGAAGAATGGGCGAAGCAACGAGCAGTTAAAACTATTAGACCTCAAATTAAGAAAAACAAAGAAGGAGTTGCTGACGATTTAATTCCAAAAGACACTTTAGAAATTATTGCACTTTTCGAAGAAGAAAAAGGCTTTTTTGGTTTAGTTTCATATATAAATTACGCAAACAAACAATTAAAGGACAATTATAAATACAACGAAGCAGCAAATAAATTATATGGAAATTCTTTTAACTATCCTTGGAGGAATATAGATGATTCAAATATTGAAACTAAAGATTTTGAAAAGAGACAATTCGAATTCGTCCTTGACCAAACAAAGATCCTTGACCTTTTAGTAGGTCATACACTTTATAATGATCCAACCGTAGTACTGAGAGAACTAACTCAAAATGGAATTGATGCTTCAAAGCTAAAGAAACATGAATTAATCTCAGAAGGAAAAGGTTTAGATTATAATCCAGAAATCAAAATTAAATGGGAAGAGAGAAAGAGAGAGTTGTCATTTATTGACAATGGAACTGGTATGACATTAGATATAATCCAAAACCATCTACTAAAAGTGGGATCTTCAAGATATCAAGATGAAGCGTTTAAAAAGAAATATCCTAATTTTTCACCTATAAGCCGATTTGGAATTGGATTACTAACTTGTTTTCTAATAGCGGATGATATTGACATATTGACAAAATCAAGCGAATCAGATAAAGCCATTTTACTGAAAATAAAGAAAGTACATGGAAAATATCTGTTGAAGTATTTATCTATAGATAAAGTTTGTAATGAAATTAAAAAACATGGAACTGAAATTAAACTTTATGTACGAGCAGATGTAGATCTTTCAAATATAGAAAAAGAACTAAGAAAATGGATACTAATTCCTAACTGCAAGTTGCAGCTAGAGGTAAATGAAAAACTAACCTCTATTGGATACACAAGTCCTAAGGAGGTTTTGAAAAGTCATTTAAAGGGAATTGGATTTGATATTGACGATAAGTACCTAAAGATTAAAGAAGTTGAAAAAGATGGGTTGACATTGGCATTTGCATTACGTTACATTGAACATTGGAAAGAGTGGGATTTCCTAGACTACAGAGAAATTGATAGAAATAATGTACAACCAATTGGAACTTGTATCGAAGGTATTCGAGTTGACTTTAACACACCAGGCTTTAACGGTAGAAACTTATATGCTATAGTTAATACTTCGGGAAAAAATGCACCTAAAACAAATGTTGCAAGGTCCAATATTGAAATAACACCAGAGAGAGAAGCTCTATTGTTTTCAATATATCAATTATACCTTGAACACATTACAAATGAGCTTGAAAACCTAAGAAAAGAAGGTTTTTCTATTACTTGGGCAGCAAATGAAGCAAAGTGGCTATTAAATTCATTCACTCACAATTCGAGATACAATAGTCGAGAAATAAAAATTGAAGATTTAAATTCTTTTGAAAAAGCTTTGTCTAAAGTTCAATGTGTGTTAATCGAAAAAAACACCAACAGAGAAATAATAAGTGTCAATGAACTAAAAGACCTAAACCATTTTTGGTCAATTGATTGTGCATCATATTCTTCTGCAGACTCATTAATTAAAGAAGTGAAATCATCAAACACTTCGGCCTTAGCATTATTAAAAACCATTTTTGGAAACGAGGACTCCAATACAAATCATATTGACTATCTTTTGTGTAATCAACAATCGGATAATATTATAGATAAAATTATTAGAGATAATTTTCAAGTTGATTCTATTAAACTGATTCCCGAACAAAGGAGACTAGATTTAAGATGGTCTTTAGTTAAAGAGAAAATATGGGAAGAAATTATTATTACAGATGATGACTTTAATTACAGTCGGAGTAATTCTAACAGATGCTTTATTCAACTGCGAGATTTTGATATCGACAAATCTATAAGTCAAATTGCGATAAACTCTTCAAATGCACTATTTATCCTCAAAAATTCAGAATTAAATACCTATTTAGTAAAGCTAATTGATAAATTAGCAGATAAAAGTCAAGAAGACAGAATTGCCTTATCTCAAACTGTAAGTCTTCTAAACAGTTTTTTCTATTATAAAGAATTTGACAAAACAAAAGTAGAGGAATTGATTCAATCAAGATTTCAGCGAAAAAATAATCGTGACATTGAAAATATAGTTTGGAGTAGAATAGATAGGGAAGAGTTGATAGCAACAATACTAAAAACTAATTTCATAAAATACGACACAACAATTTGGTATAGACGAGAAATGTATTAA
- the ppdK gene encoding pyruvate, phosphate dikinase → MELLQEAKKRVYRFGNKTADGNSNMKNLLGGKGANLAEMSSIGIPVPPGFTITTDVCTEYNLLGKEAVVDLIKEDIEESIANIESQMTAKFGDKVNPLLVSVRSGARASMPGMMDTVLNLGINDEVIKGLAKKTGNDHFAWDSYRRFIQMYGGVVLGMKPASKEDIDPFEEIMETLKEKRGIRLDTEFSVQDLKDLVSDFKEAVKKQTGHDFPTDPWEQLWGAIIAVFNSWNGDRAIYYRNMHGYPEDWGTAVNVQAMVYGNMGDTSGTGVCFTRDAGTGENVFSGEYLINAQGEDVVAGVRTPQQITKLGSQRWAELAKVKESERLETYPSLEELMPAVFDELNAYQKTLENHYREMQDMEFTIQDGKLWILQTRNGKRTGAAMVKIAIDLLKEGKIDEKEALLRIEPNKLDELLHPVFDTSALKRAHVIAQGLPASPGAATGKIVFFADEASKFKSSILVRIETSPEDLEGMHIAKGILTARGGMTSHAAVVARGMGKCCISGAGALKINYKARTLTVDGHEYHEGDWISLNGSTGNIIEGKVETVEPELSGEFAEIMKLSDKYANMKVRTNADTPKDAKIARNFGAQGIGLTRTEHMFFEVDRIKAMREMILSDTVKGRKSALNELLPMQRADFEGIFEAMDGLPVTIRLLDPPLHEFVPHQLATQKDLADDMHISLQAVKNKVAELEEFNPMLGHRGCRLGNTYPEITEMQTRAIIEAALNLKAKGIVSKPEIMVPLVGTVKEFEMQEQIIRHTATTVFKERNARIDYLVGTMIEIPRAVLMADKIAEQADFFSFGTNDLTQMTFGYSRDDAGKFLPIYIEKGILKVDPFEVLDQEGVGQLIKMGIERGRSVKPNLKVGICGEHGGEPSSIEFCYRNGMDYVSCSPFRVPIARLVSAQAVIKEAL, encoded by the coding sequence ATGGAACTACTACAAGAAGCAAAAAAAAGAGTTTACAGATTTGGAAACAAAACTGCTGATGGAAATAGCAACATGAAAAATTTATTAGGAGGTAAAGGCGCTAATTTAGCTGAAATGAGTTCGATTGGAATTCCTGTGCCCCCTGGTTTTACAATCACTACGGATGTATGTACCGAATATAATTTATTAGGAAAAGAGGCTGTTGTAGATTTAATAAAAGAAGATATAGAAGAATCAATTGCGAATATTGAATCTCAAATGACTGCTAAATTTGGCGATAAAGTAAACCCTTTATTGGTATCGGTACGTTCAGGAGCCAGAGCTTCTATGCCAGGGATGATGGATACCGTTTTAAATCTTGGAATAAATGATGAGGTTATTAAAGGATTGGCTAAGAAAACAGGAAATGACCATTTTGCATGGGATTCTTATCGCCGTTTTATTCAAATGTATGGCGGTGTAGTGCTTGGGATGAAACCAGCTTCTAAGGAAGATATAGATCCTTTTGAAGAAATTATGGAAACCCTTAAAGAAAAAAGAGGGATCCGCTTAGATACGGAATTTTCTGTTCAGGATTTAAAAGATTTAGTTTCTGATTTTAAGGAAGCAGTAAAAAAGCAAACGGGTCATGATTTCCCAACAGATCCATGGGAACAGCTTTGGGGGGCTATCATAGCGGTATTCAATAGTTGGAATGGGGATCGTGCTATTTATTACAGAAACATGCATGGATACCCAGAAGACTGGGGAACAGCCGTAAATGTTCAAGCTATGGTATATGGCAATATGGGGGATACTTCTGGAACAGGTGTCTGTTTTACTAGGGATGCAGGAACTGGCGAAAACGTTTTTAGCGGTGAATATTTAATAAACGCACAAGGTGAAGATGTTGTTGCCGGTGTTAGAACGCCTCAGCAAATAACAAAACTGGGTTCACAGCGTTGGGCAGAATTAGCAAAAGTTAAAGAATCTGAAAGACTGGAAACATACCCATCATTAGAAGAATTGATGCCTGCTGTTTTTGATGAACTCAATGCGTATCAAAAAACACTTGAAAATCATTATAGGGAAATGCAGGATATGGAGTTTACTATTCAAGATGGTAAACTATGGATATTGCAAACCCGCAATGGTAAGCGCACAGGAGCCGCCATGGTAAAAATTGCAATTGATTTATTAAAAGAAGGAAAGATTGACGAAAAAGAAGCATTATTACGAATTGAACCTAATAAACTAGATGAATTATTACATCCGGTTTTTGATACGTCCGCTTTAAAACGAGCACATGTCATTGCCCAAGGATTGCCAGCTTCTCCTGGTGCTGCAACTGGTAAAATTGTGTTTTTTGCTGATGAAGCATCCAAATTTAAAAGCAGCATTTTAGTACGTATTGAAACATCACCTGAAGATTTGGAAGGGATGCATATCGCCAAAGGTATTTTGACGGCTCGAGGTGGTATGACCTCACATGCTGCTGTTGTTGCCCGTGGTATGGGTAAATGTTGTATTTCTGGGGCTGGTGCTTTAAAAATAAATTATAAAGCAAGAACACTTACTGTTGATGGCCACGAGTACCATGAAGGTGATTGGATTTCTTTAAATGGTTCCACAGGAAATATTATTGAAGGTAAGGTTGAAACTGTTGAACCCGAATTAAGTGGTGAATTTGCAGAAATCATGAAATTGTCTGATAAGTATGCTAACATGAAAGTGAGAACCAATGCAGACACTCCAAAAGATGCTAAAATTGCTAGAAATTTTGGAGCACAAGGTATTGGCTTAACCAGAACCGAGCACATGTTCTTTGAAGTGGATAGAATTAAAGCCATGCGTGAAATGATTTTATCCGATACCGTAAAAGGCAGAAAATCAGCTTTAAATGAATTACTGCCCATGCAGCGAGCAGATTTTGAAGGCATTTTTGAAGCTATGGACGGCTTGCCAGTAACGATTCGTTTGCTAGATCCGCCATTACATGAGTTTGTGCCTCACCAATTGGCAACACAAAAAGATCTTGCAGATGATATGCATATTTCGCTACAAGCTGTAAAAAATAAAGTAGCAGAATTGGAAGAATTCAATCCCATGTTGGGACATAGAGGCTGTAGATTAGGAAATACTTATCCAGAAATCACGGAAATGCAAACACGTGCTATCATCGAGGCTGCTTTAAACTTGAAAGCTAAAGGCATTGTTTCTAAGCCTGAAATTATGGTGCCTCTCGTTGGTACTGTTAAGGAGTTCGAGATGCAAGAACAAATTATAAGGCACACTGCAACGACTGTTTTTAAAGAAAGAAATGCCCGTATAGACTATTTAGTAGGTACTATGATTGAAATTCCAAGAGCTGTATTAATGGCAGATAAGATCGCAGAACAAGCAGATTTCTTTTCTTTTGGAACGAATGATTTAACGCAAATGACTTTTGGATATTCACGTGATGATGCTGGTAAATTCTTGCCCATTTATATTGAAAAAGGTATTTTAAAAGTGGATCCTTTTGAAGTGTTGGATCAAGAAGGCGTAGGGCAGTTAATAAAAATGGGCATTGAAAGAGGTCGAAGTGTTAAACCAAATTTAAAAGTTGGCATTTGTGGTGAACATGGTGGCGAACCAAGTTCGATAGAGTTCTGCTACCGTAACGGCATGGATTATGTTAGTTGTTCTCCTTTTAGGGTTCCCATTGCTAGATTGGTTTCTGCACAGGCTGTCATTAAAGAAGCTCTATAG
- a CDS encoding AMP-dependent synthetase/ligase: MMNVTRIFDFPYYQLETYNLNKAFTTKYDGEWKSISTQEFINQANAISRGLLRLGVKPNDKIAVISSTNRTEWNVLDIGVLQTGAQNVPIYPTIASEDYEYILNHSESIYCFVSDVEVLEKLNVIKSKTNLKNIYTFDAIEGENHWTDVLKLGEDTSNQTEVEATKDSVKPSDLATLIYTSGTTGRPKGVMLSHNNLVSNVLDSKKRVPFRYGKSKALSFLPICHVFERMILYLYIYCGVEIYFAESIEKMGDNLKEVGPNVMTAVPRLYEKVYDKIVAKGADLTGIKKMLFFWALNLGLKFEPYGKNGWWYEFQLKIARKLIFSKWKAGLGGHLEIMVSGSAALQTRLTRVFAAADLPIMEGYGLTETSPVISVNDMRSGGFRIGTVGKTIDNVEVKIAEDGEILVKGPNVMIGYFKDPEKTAEVMTGDYFHTGDIGEFDADGFLKITDRKKEMFKTSGGKYVAPALIENQFKQSRFIEQIMVIGDGEKMPAALIQLNFDFVKEWARKHHIAFNNSSDLIRNPKLLERIQSEIDKANTNFGNWEQIKKFEITPDVWSIDAGHLTPTMKLKRKVIKEKYADLIEKIYRP, from the coding sequence ATGATGAATGTTACCAGGATTTTCGATTTCCCTTATTATCAGCTTGAAACCTATAATTTAAACAAGGCTTTCACTACAAAATATGACGGTGAATGGAAATCAATTTCTACTCAGGAATTTATTAATCAAGCGAATGCTATTAGTCGAGGTTTGCTTCGCTTAGGCGTAAAACCAAACGATAAAATTGCTGTTATTTCTTCGACGAATCGAACCGAATGGAATGTTCTGGATATAGGTGTACTACAAACGGGTGCACAAAACGTACCTATTTACCCAACCATTGCTTCGGAAGACTATGAATATATTCTGAATCATTCAGAATCCATATATTGCTTTGTTTCTGATGTTGAAGTTCTTGAAAAGTTAAACGTCATAAAAAGTAAAACAAACTTAAAAAACATATATACTTTTGATGCTATTGAAGGTGAAAACCATTGGACCGATGTTTTAAAACTAGGTGAAGACACTAGCAATCAAACAGAAGTTGAAGCAACTAAGGACAGCGTAAAACCTTCCGATTTGGCAACCCTAATTTACACCTCGGGAACTACAGGAAGACCAAAAGGCGTCATGCTTTCCCATAACAACTTAGTTTCAAACGTACTGGACAGCAAAAAACGGGTACCATTTCGTTATGGAAAATCCAAAGCTTTAAGCTTCCTTCCCATCTGCCATGTTTTTGAACGTATGATTCTGTACTTATATATATACTGCGGTGTCGAAATTTATTTTGCAGAATCTATTGAAAAAATGGGCGACAACCTTAAAGAAGTTGGTCCGAATGTTATGACAGCTGTTCCCCGACTTTACGAAAAGGTATATGATAAAATTGTAGCAAAAGGCGCCGATTTAACAGGCATTAAAAAAATGCTGTTCTTTTGGGCTTTAAATTTGGGCTTAAAATTTGAGCCCTACGGAAAAAATGGCTGGTGGTACGAATTTCAGTTAAAAATAGCTAGAAAACTCATTTTTAGCAAATGGAAAGCAGGCTTGGGTGGCCATTTAGAAATTATGGTTTCTGGTAGTGCAGCGCTACAAACAAGGTTAACCCGTGTTTTTGCAGCAGCTGATTTACCTATTATGGAAGGGTACGGACTTACCGAAACCTCGCCCGTAATTTCAGTAAACGATATGAGAAGCGGTGGTTTTAGAATTGGAACCGTTGGAAAAACAATTGATAATGTTGAAGTTAAAATTGCTGAAGATGGCGAAATTCTTGTAAAAGGTCCTAATGTCATGATAGGCTATTTCAAAGACCCCGAAAAAACAGCAGAAGTAATGACGGGCGATTACTTTCATACAGGAGATATTGGCGAATTTGATGCTGATGGCTTTTTAAAAATCACAGACCGCAAAAAGGAAATGTTTAAAACCTCTGGTGGAAAATATGTAGCTCCAGCACTTATTGAAAATCAATTTAAACAATCGCGTTTTATAGAGCAAATCATGGTTATTGGTGATGGCGAAAAAATGCCTGCCGCTTTAATACAACTTAACTTCGATTTTGTTAAAGAATGGGCAAGAAAACACCATATTGCTTTTAACAATAGTAGCGACCTTATTAGAAACCCAAAACTATTGGAACGCATACAAAGCGAAATAGATAAAGCCAACACCAACTTTGGTAATTGGGAGCAAATAAAGAAATTTGAAATAACACCAGATGTGTGGTCTATAGATGCAGGACACTTAACTCCTACCATGAAATTAAAGCGTAAAGTGATTAAAGAAAAATACGCTGACCTTATCGAAAAAATTTATAGACCTTAG
- a CDS encoding MarR family winged helix-turn-helix transcriptional regulator, translating into MKEKTIDYMLRTTWLAVQKMYNEEAAKFGSTMATGFTLLSIDPEKGTASTALGPKMGMEATSLSRILKTMEAKGLIERHPNPEDGRGVIIRLTDFGREKRAHSKEKVLIFNESIKKNVSEEKLNHFYEVTEMINDMILNKKIYDQNDK; encoded by the coding sequence ATGAAAGAGAAAACAATTGATTATATGTTACGGACCACATGGCTTGCTGTTCAGAAAATGTATAATGAAGAAGCTGCAAAATTTGGCAGCACCATGGCTACTGGCTTTACATTATTGAGTATAGACCCAGAAAAAGGAACAGCATCTACAGCCTTAGGCCCAAAAATGGGGATGGAAGCTACCAGTTTGTCAAGAATATTAAAAACAATGGAAGCAAAAGGATTGATAGAACGTCATCCTAATCCTGAAGATGGCAGAGGTGTTATTATCCGTCTTACTGATTTTGGACGTGAAAAAAGAGCCCATTCCAAAGAAAAAGTTTTAATCTTCAATGAAAGCATCAAAAAAAATGTTTCAGAAGAGAAATTAAACCATTTCTATGAAGTTACCGAAATGATTAACGACATGATTTTAAACAAAAAAATATACGATCAAAACGATAAGTAA
- a CDS encoding 3-hydroxyacyl-CoA dehydrogenase/enoyl-CoA hydratase family protein codes for MSKRRIKKVAIIGSGIMGSGIACHFANIGVDVLLLDIVPRELNDAEKAKGLTLNDKIVRNRLVNEALAAALKSKPSPIYHSSFASRITTGNLEDDIAKVSQVDWIMEVVVERLDIKKSVFEKLDKYRTPGTLITSNTSGIPIHFMSEGRSEDFQKHFCGTHFFNPARYLKLFEIIPGPKTDASVLDFLNGYGEQFLGKTSVIAKDTPAFIGNRIGIFGIQSLFHQVKSLGLTVEEIDKLTGPVIGRPKSATFRTVDVVGLDTLVHVANGIYENCPNDEAHELFKLPDFIHTMMEKKWLGSKTGQGFYKKEGKDILALDLNTLEYKPSKKANFATLELTKTIDKVIDRFKVLVSGKDKAGDFYRKNFASMFAYVSHRIPEITNELYKIDDAMKAGFGWEHGPFQIWDAIGVEKGIEIMKAEGLEPAAWVNEMLASGNTSFYSVKNGATYFYDIPKKSQEKIPGQDAFIILDNIRKSKEVFKNTGVVIEDLGDGILNCEFQSKMNTIGGDVLAGLNKAIDIAEKDFAGLVIGNQAANFSVGANIGMIFMMAVEQEYDELNAAIKYFQDTMMRMRYSAIPTIAAPHGMTLGGGCELSMHADKVVAAAETYIGLVEFGVGVIPGGGGSKEMALRTSDTFRKGDVELNTLQEYFLTIGMAKVATSAYEAFDMGVLQKGKDVVVVNKDRQIATAKAYAKLMAETGYTQPIKRTDVKVLGKQALGMFLVGTDSMEASNFISEHDHKIANKLAYVMAGGDLSEPTLVSEQYLLDLEREAFLSLCTERKTLERIQHMLKTGKPLRN; via the coding sequence ATGAGCAAACGAAGAATTAAAAAAGTGGCCATTATTGGCTCTGGAATTATGGGAAGCGGTATTGCATGTCATTTCGCAAATATTGGTGTAGATGTGTTGTTGCTCGATATAGTTCCCAGAGAATTAAATGATGCCGAAAAAGCAAAAGGATTAACACTTAACGACAAAATAGTAAGAAACCGATTGGTAAATGAAGCGTTGGCAGCTGCATTAAAATCGAAACCCTCTCCTATTTATCATTCAAGTTTTGCCAGTAGAATTACTACGGGTAATTTAGAAGATGATATTGCTAAAGTGTCCCAAGTAGATTGGATTATGGAAGTTGTTGTTGAACGATTGGACATTAAAAAAAGTGTTTTTGAAAAGCTAGACAAATATAGAACTCCAGGCACTTTAATTACTTCCAACACTTCAGGCATTCCTATTCATTTTATGAGTGAAGGACGCAGTGAGGATTTTCAAAAGCATTTCTGCGGCACACACTTTTTCAATCCTGCCCGGTATTTAAAGCTATTTGAAATTATTCCTGGACCTAAAACTGATGCTTCAGTTTTAGACTTTTTAAATGGTTACGGCGAACAATTTTTAGGAAAAACATCGGTAATCGCCAAAGACACACCGGCATTTATAGGAAACCGTATTGGGATTTTTGGTATTCAAAGCTTATTCCATCAAGTAAAATCATTAGGCCTAACGGTTGAAGAAATTGATAAACTAACAGGTCCCGTTATTGGACGTCCAAAATCGGCAACCTTTAGAACTGTCGATGTGGTTGGATTAGATACCTTGGTGCATGTTGCCAATGGTATTTATGAAAATTGTCCTAATGATGAAGCCCACGAACTTTTCAAACTACCCGATTTCATCCATACCATGATGGAAAAAAAATGGTTAGGAAGCAAAACAGGACAAGGATTTTATAAAAAGGAAGGTAAAGATATTTTAGCATTAGACTTAAATACACTAGAATACAAACCCTCAAAAAAAGCAAACTTTGCAACTTTAGAACTTACAAAAACCATTGATAAAGTTATCGACCGTTTTAAAGTTTTGGTTTCGGGAAAAGACAAGGCAGGCGATTTTTACAGAAAAAATTTCGCTTCAATGTTCGCTTATGTATCACATCGAATTCCAGAAATCACAAACGAATTATATAAGATAGATGATGCCATGAAAGCTGGCTTTGGTTGGGAACATGGTCCGTTTCAAATTTGGGATGCCATAGGTGTAGAAAAAGGCATAGAAATAATGAAAGCCGAAGGTTTAGAACCTGCCGCTTGGGTAAATGAGATGTTAGCTTCAGGAAACACCTCGTTCTACTCTGTAAAAAATGGTGCTACATATTTTTATGATATCCCGAAAAAATCGCAAGAAAAAATACCTGGTCAAGATGCCTTCATCATTTTAGATAACATTCGAAAATCCAAAGAAGTATTTAAAAATACAGGCGTTGTGATTGAAGATTTGGGCGATGGTATTTTAAACTGCGAATTCCAATCAAAAATGAACACCATTGGTGGCGATGTGTTGGCAGGACTAAATAAAGCTATAGACATTGCTGAAAAAGATTTTGCTGGTTTGGTTATCGGTAACCAAGCAGCAAACTTCTCGGTTGGTGCCAATATAGGCATGATTTTCATGATGGCTGTCGAGCAAGAATATGATGAACTTAATGCCGCCATTAAATATTTTCAAGACACCATGATGCGTATGCGTTATTCGGCAATCCCTACCATTGCAGCGCCTCATGGTATGACGCTGGGTGGTGGTTGCGAGCTATCGATGCATGCTGATAAAGTTGTGGCTGCTGCCGAAACTTATATTGGTTTGGTTGAGTTTGGAGTTGGCGTTATTCCAGGTGGTGGTGGCTCAAAAGAAATGGCTTTACGAACATCCGACACCTTTAGAAAAGGCGATGTAGAATTGAATACGCTACAAGAATATTTCTTAACCATTGGTATGGCAAAAGTGGCAACATCGGCTTACGAAGCGTTCGATATGGGTGTACTTCAAAAAGGAAAAGATGTGGTAGTTGTTAACAAAGATCGCCAAATAGCTACCGCAAAAGCTTATGCTAAATTAATGGCAGAAACTGGCTATACACAACCCATAAAGCGTACCGATGTTAAAGTACTTGGTAAACAAGCTTTAGGTATGTTTTTAGTGGGCACCGATTCCATGGAAGCATCTAACTTTATAAGTGAACACGATCATAAAATCGCCAACAAATTAGCCTATGTGATGGCAGGTGGCGATTTATCGGAACCTACTTTAGTAAGCGAACAATATTTACTAGACCTAGAACGTGAAGCCTTTTTAAGTTTATGTACAGAGCGTAAAACCTTAGAGCGTATTCAACACATGCTGAAAACTGGGAAACCACTTCGCAACTAG